In the Victivallis sp. Marseille-Q1083 genome, one interval contains:
- the hlyD gene encoding secretion protein HlyD has product MKKKIIWIIVILLLAAGAFFGYRQYKAHRKPSEWLTLYGNVDTRQVTVGFRVPGRIESMTVDEGDEVKTGQVLATLDQTGYRAALHLAQGDLAQAEANLAKLQNGNRPEEIERAEALVKSLEATLKNAVAQHRRDAELIDTKVISEREFDQSLAKRDESDAQLALARANLQLLRSGFRQEEIQAAEAKVLSARAVVNSRAFDLADCTLKAPADGIIQTRIQEPGAIVGAGSGIFTITLHSPVWVRAYVPEPELGWLRPGMPVAIYNDSDPEQPISGRLGFISPVAEFTPKSVESATLRTDLVYRLRIVVDNPDGRLLQGMPVTIQIKRAD; this is encoded by the coding sequence ATGAAAAAGAAGATCATCTGGATTATTGTAATTCTGCTGCTGGCGGCCGGCGCATTTTTCGGTTACCGGCAATATAAAGCCCATCGGAAGCCGTCGGAATGGCTGACGCTGTACGGCAACGTCGACACCCGGCAGGTCACCGTCGGCTTCCGGGTGCCCGGACGCATCGAGTCGATGACCGTCGATGAAGGCGACGAAGTCAAGACCGGGCAGGTTTTGGCCACCCTGGACCAGACCGGTTACCGGGCGGCATTGCACCTGGCTCAAGGCGACCTGGCCCAGGCGGAGGCCAATCTGGCCAAACTGCAGAACGGCAACCGCCCCGAGGAAATCGAACGGGCCGAAGCATTGGTAAAAAGCCTCGAAGCGACGTTGAAAAACGCCGTCGCCCAGCATCGCCGCGACGCGGAGCTGATCGATACCAAAGTCATTTCCGAGCGCGAATTCGACCAATCGCTGGCCAAGCGTGACGAATCCGACGCTCAACTGGCGCTGGCCCGCGCCAATCTGCAATTGCTCCGGAGCGGTTTCCGGCAGGAAGAAATTCAGGCAGCCGAAGCCAAGGTACTGTCAGCCAGGGCCGTCGTCAACAGCCGGGCCTTCGATCTGGCCGACTGCACGTTAAAAGCTCCGGCGGACGGCATCATCCAGACCCGCATCCAGGAGCCCGGCGCCATCGTCGGCGCCGGCAGCGGCATTTTCACGATCACACTGCATTCGCCGGTCTGGGTGCGCGCTTATGTGCCGGAGCCCGAACTCGGCTGGCTGCGGCCCGGCATGCCGGTGGCCATCTACAACGACTCCGACCCGGAACAGCCGATTTCCGGCAGACTGGGCTTTATCTCGCCAGTGGCGGAATTCACCCCGAAGAGCGTCGAAAGCGCCACCCTGCGCACCGACCTGGTCTACCGGCTGCGGATCGTCGTCGACAATCCGGACGGCCGCCTGCTGCAGGGCATGCCGGTGACCATCCAGATCAAACGGGCCGATTGA
- a CDS encoding alpha-keto acid decarboxylase family protein produces the protein MSVTIVEYLLKQLKALGIRDIFGVPGDYAFAIDDAIENEPELRWIGCCNELNAAYAADGYARIRGMAALCTTFGVGELSAIGAIAGAFAEHLPIIHLVGMPSSDSMADRRVIHHTLGSGRFDIYAKMAARVACAWTVLTPDNAVREIKRVLTAALYERQPVYLALPLDYAQCRIEAEIAPLTLPKSDPEVLATALKLASEKINEASNPVVLPGYLVQRLRLEEPLYRILEYGNLPFATMMMDKGVLNETSHRFLGFYDGELLPGVVHDRVEHADCLINIGALWSDFNTGNFSAKVLKDKLIVVGLHQVKIGDVIFHEVEMADFVDGLAVLLEPHELAFAERGEEGGWEESYADCVYRQLADFIVPGDILVAETGTVAFGMMTARLPHGVPFVNQTLWGAIGWATPAAFGAALAAPERRTILLTGEGAHQLTAQEVSQFGRFGLRPLILVVNNDGYLIERLLDPDPDRRYNDLPRWDYQLLPAALGCREFLVGQVHSSREWEAVLARLKHHDGGAYIEIVMSSRDVPEMARRLKAFQQKYYR, from the coding sequence ATGTCGGTTACCATTGTCGAGTATTTACTGAAACAGTTGAAGGCGTTGGGAATACGTGATATTTTCGGCGTGCCGGGCGATTATGCGTTTGCAATCGATGACGCAATCGAAAATGAACCGGAATTGCGCTGGATCGGCTGCTGCAATGAACTGAATGCCGCCTATGCGGCCGACGGTTACGCCCGGATCAGAGGAATGGCGGCGCTGTGCACGACCTTCGGCGTCGGAGAACTTTCGGCCATCGGCGCGATTGCCGGCGCCTTTGCCGAACATTTGCCGATCATTCATCTGGTCGGAATGCCGTCCAGCGACAGCATGGCCGACCGCCGGGTCATTCATCACACGCTGGGCAGCGGCCGGTTCGACATCTATGCGAAAATGGCCGCCAGGGTGGCTTGCGCCTGGACGGTGTTGACCCCGGACAATGCGGTCCGGGAGATCAAGCGGGTATTGACTGCGGCGCTTTATGAGCGGCAGCCGGTCTATCTGGCTTTGCCGCTGGATTATGCCCAATGCCGGATCGAAGCGGAAATAGCGCCGTTGACGCTGCCGAAAAGCGATCCGGAAGTGCTGGCGACCGCCTTGAAACTGGCGTCGGAGAAGATCAATGAAGCGAGCAATCCGGTGGTGCTGCCCGGCTACCTGGTGCAGCGGCTTCGGCTCGAGGAACCGCTCTACCGGATTCTGGAGTACGGCAATCTGCCGTTTGCGACGATGATGATGGACAAAGGGGTGCTCAACGAGACGTCGCACCGTTTCCTCGGCTTTTATGATGGCGAGCTGTTGCCGGGAGTGGTGCACGACCGGGTGGAACATGCCGATTGCCTGATCAACATCGGTGCGCTCTGGAGCGATTTCAACACCGGTAATTTTTCGGCGAAGGTATTGAAGGACAAGTTGATCGTCGTCGGGTTGCATCAGGTGAAGATCGGCGATGTCATCTTCCACGAAGTTGAAATGGCCGATTTCGTCGACGGCTTGGCGGTATTGCTGGAACCGCACGAACTGGCTTTCGCGGAACGGGGAGAGGAGGGCGGTTGGGAGGAGTCCTACGCCGATTGCGTCTACCGGCAGTTGGCCGATTTCATCGTTCCGGGCGACATTCTGGTGGCGGAAACCGGCACGGTGGCGTTCGGCATGATGACGGCCAGATTGCCGCATGGCGTTCCCTTTGTCAATCAAACGTTGTGGGGGGCGATCGGCTGGGCGACGCCGGCCGCTTTCGGGGCGGCGCTGGCGGCGCCGGAGCGGCGCACTATCCTCCTGACCGGCGAGGGTGCCCATCAGCTCACCGCCCAGGAGGTGTCGCAATTCGGCCGGTTCGGGCTGCGGCCGTTGATTCTGGTGGTCAACAATGACGGTTATCTGATCGAGCGGCTGCTGGATCCGGATCCCGACCGCCGCTACAACGATTTGCCGCGTTGGGATTATCAACTGTTGCCGGCCGCCTTGGGCTGCCGGGAGTTTCTGGTCGGGCAGGTGCATTCGAGCCGGGAGTGGGAGGCGGTCCTGGCGCGTTTGAAGCACCATGACGGCGGCGCCTACATCGAAATTGTCATGTCAAGTCGGGATGTCCCGGAAATGGCGCGCCGGCTGAAGGCATTCCAGCAGAAATACTACCGGTGA
- a CDS encoding LURP-one-related/scramblase family protein yields MKLLFKQRFFSWLDSYDIFDENGTRIFTVKGVLAWGHCLKIFSDDDRELGMVKERLLTFLRPRFDITIAGEAAGVLTKEFTLFRPRFTLDFRNWEIIGDWLEWNYRISGAETVASLHKRLWQFTDTYEIDLKHPEDALSALAVALAIDAVKCGQNK; encoded by the coding sequence ATGAAATTATTGTTCAAACAGCGTTTTTTCTCCTGGCTTGACAGTTACGATATCTTTGACGAAAACGGGACGCGCATTTTTACCGTAAAAGGCGTCCTCGCCTGGGGACACTGCCTGAAAATTTTCTCCGACGACGACCGGGAACTCGGCATGGTCAAAGAACGGCTGCTGACATTTCTGCGTCCCCGGTTCGACATTACCATCGCCGGGGAAGCAGCCGGCGTGCTGACCAAGGAATTCACGCTGTTCCGTCCGCGGTTCACGCTGGATTTCCGCAACTGGGAAATCATCGGCGATTGGCTCGAATGGAATTACCGCATTTCCGGCGCGGAAACGGTCGCGTCGCTCCACAAACGGCTATGGCAATTCACCGACACTTATGAAATCGACCTCAAACATCCGGAGGACGCCTTGAGCGCCCTGGCCGTCGCCCTCGCCATCGACGCGGTCAAATGCGGACAGAATAAATAG
- a CDS encoding ADP-ribosylglycohydrolase family protein translates to MLIAGYDTPLNLLKLELVQLSESGYTVPPSLKARIEALHPVYDAYNDSLQHFYDELQSLERSADYPYVEPDDLADIRRERPAGPRQLVLQLTEAELIDRWHGAWSGRSAGCALGQVVEGWSDAAIKEYLQKIGDWPLTEYISRRGLEPDSWVYNHQSVRENIDCMGPDDDIHYTLIGLKVLEQYGRDFQWNNVADTWNDSLPYNQICTAETQAVLNYNLRRTRADTARKSAATKEFTRRFNNPYREWIGAQIRADFWGYINPGNPELAAEYAWRDASWTHVANGIYGEMMMAAIIAASFVETDFERLVEIGLSEIPANCRLAAAVREALDWLPECPTFEHFMVKLNERYAAMHPVHTINNALIVIMSLYYGRMNPDRSLCIAVMAGKDTDCNGATVGSIVGAVHGRRNFGGKLLEPLHDLVKPLVFGFQEITMRALAERTAALYRKFN, encoded by the coding sequence ATGTTGATCGCCGGTTATGACACGCCGCTGAATTTGCTGAAATTGGAACTGGTTCAATTGTCGGAAAGCGGCTACACGGTGCCTCCGTCGTTGAAGGCGCGCATCGAAGCACTGCATCCGGTCTACGATGCCTACAATGATTCCCTGCAGCATTTTTACGACGAATTACAGTCATTGGAGCGTTCCGCCGACTATCCCTACGTCGAGCCGGATGACCTGGCGGACATCCGCCGCGAACGGCCGGCCGGTCCGCGGCAACTGGTGCTGCAGTTGACCGAAGCGGAACTGATCGACCGCTGGCACGGCGCCTGGAGCGGCCGCTCGGCCGGTTGCGCCCTGGGTCAGGTGGTCGAAGGCTGGTCGGACGCGGCCATCAAGGAATATCTCCAGAAAATCGGCGACTGGCCGTTGACCGAGTACATCAGCCGGCGCGGCCTGGAACCGGACAGCTGGGTCTATAACCATCAGTCGGTCCGGGAAAATATCGACTGCATGGGGCCGGACGATGACATCCATTACACGCTGATCGGCCTCAAGGTTCTCGAGCAGTACGGCAGGGATTTTCAATGGAACAACGTCGCCGACACCTGGAACGATTCATTGCCCTACAACCAGATCTGCACCGCCGAAACCCAGGCCGTGCTCAATTACAACCTGCGGCGGACGCGCGCCGATACGGCGCGAAAAAGCGCCGCCACCAAGGAATTCACCCGCCGTTTCAACAACCCCTACCGGGAATGGATCGGCGCGCAAATCCGGGCCGACTTCTGGGGTTACATCAATCCGGGCAACCCGGAACTGGCGGCGGAATACGCCTGGCGCGACGCCTCCTGGACCCATGTCGCCAACGGCATTTACGGCGAAATGATGATGGCGGCGATCATCGCGGCCTCTTTCGTCGAAACGGATTTCGAGCGGCTCGTTGAAATCGGTCTTTCGGAAATTCCGGCCAACTGCCGCCTCGCCGCCGCCGTCCGGGAAGCGCTGGACTGGCTGCCGGAATGTCCGACCTTCGAACACTTCATGGTCAAACTCAACGAACGTTACGCGGCAATGCATCCGGTGCATACGATCAACAACGCGCTGATCGTCATCATGTCGCTGTATTACGGCCGAATGAATCCGGACCGTTCGCTCTGCATTGCGGTGATGGCCGGCAAGGACACCGACTGCAACGGCGCGACGGTCGGTTCGATCGTCGGGGCAGTGCACGGCCGCCGGAATTTCGGCGGAAAACTGCTGGAGCCGCTGCACGATCTGGTCAAACCGCTGGTTTTCGGTTTTCAGGAAATCACCATGCGCGCCCTGGCGGAACGGACCGCGGCACTCTATCGCAAGTTCAACTGA
- a CDS encoding VWA domain-containing protein: MNFINGYVFWILPFVLAAMVIVYFHANTRRRAALKMVTGNRPEAAASVHLSEFKRGWRFVLLLAVIALLGIAVARPWWGQRLIPYESKGRDLLFVFDVSKSMLATDIAPSRLAHARMLVNDLVQKTGGDRFGLIAFAGTAFLECPLTSDKTSFEQYINELSPDSIPVGGTNLEQALNTAVAAFDAAEGNHRAIILITDGDELSGDTGRSLAKLKEQDIPLFVVGLGDPNVPALVPESGAGATVFKRDRSGELVKSKLNEPLLEKIALESGGIYVRSTVTDNGEQTLLSAIRKLTPDTVGSGERTLPIERFHYFLLAALVLFFLYLFLSERPNKYHSPGVAVWLLLGVLPWIAAAAPAAETALPGAAEPEAAAELPAGELLPASAVEAYNQALELQKNSSKDAIKLYENAINAADSQPVVRQHSFHNLAVAEHSQARRILETVAQQLKSEDLDGSLKSLSEAARQLDKAEELYVKSLSIKPTGPVTPEQRQEWQEVEELTARQQQQLLDDRENIENLKKAIEELKKQQQEAQQQTQQAQQQNQQQQSQDQQQSQEQNQQDQQQSQEQNQQQQQNADNQQSQDQQQSQQQNQQQQQSQDQQQSQQQQNADNQQQQSQDQQQGADDQSNQDRQDSQDQQSRPDQQNAEPQNQQQGAEQSQLNDAMQQAQEAVKELQKQAENLQQRTLQENARQAEENLREAEAAQQQQDYRSADEKLQEALQKLGMNQEDQSESRQQEQEKKESEDGSGQQPPEPPQPSENNQSDQQLPQQPGTEAAGQAGSEEEPPEIDPAQAKAILEMMARQEQELRDQIKAARQRAGRLQEVEKDW, translated from the coding sequence ATGAATTTTATCAACGGCTATGTATTCTGGATTCTGCCGTTTGTGCTGGCGGCGATGGTCATCGTTTATTTTCATGCCAATACCAGACGGCGGGCGGCGCTGAAAATGGTAACCGGCAACCGGCCCGAAGCGGCGGCGTCCGTTCATCTGTCGGAATTCAAGCGGGGATGGCGTTTCGTCCTGTTGCTGGCGGTCATCGCGCTGCTCGGCATCGCCGTCGCCCGGCCGTGGTGGGGACAGCGCCTGATTCCCTATGAAAGCAAAGGGCGCGACCTGCTGTTCGTTTTCGACGTTTCCAAGAGCATGTTGGCCACCGATATCGCTCCCTCCCGGCTGGCGCACGCCCGGATGCTGGTCAATGATCTGGTTCAGAAAACCGGCGGCGACCGTTTCGGTTTGATCGCTTTTGCCGGTACGGCGTTTCTGGAGTGTCCGCTGACTTCGGACAAAACCAGTTTTGAACAATATATCAACGAATTGTCGCCGGACAGCATTCCGGTCGGCGGCACCAATCTGGAACAGGCGTTGAATACCGCCGTCGCGGCCTTCGATGCGGCGGAGGGCAATCACCGCGCCATCATTCTGATTACCGACGGCGACGAGTTGTCCGGCGATACCGGCCGGTCGCTGGCCAAACTGAAGGAGCAGGACATTCCGCTTTTCGTCGTCGGCCTCGGCGATCCGAACGTGCCGGCGCTGGTGCCGGAGTCCGGTGCCGGCGCGACCGTATTCAAACGCGACCGTTCCGGCGAACTGGTCAAAAGCAAGCTCAATGAACCGCTGCTGGAAAAGATCGCCCTGGAATCCGGCGGCATCTACGTCCGCAGCACCGTGACCGACAATGGCGAACAGACATTGCTGAGCGCGATCCGGAAATTGACGCCGGATACGGTCGGCAGCGGCGAACGGACTCTGCCGATCGAGCGGTTCCACTATTTCCTGCTGGCGGCGCTTGTGCTGTTTTTCCTCTATCTCTTTCTTTCCGAACGTCCGAACAAATATCATTCTCCCGGAGTGGCGGTATGGCTGCTGCTGGGAGTTCTGCCGTGGATTGCGGCGGCGGCCCCGGCGGCGGAAACGGCATTGCCCGGTGCGGCGGAGCCGGAAGCTGCCGCGGAATTGCCGGCCGGCGAATTGCTGCCGGCTTCGGCGGTCGAAGCTTACAACCAGGCGTTGGAGTTGCAGAAGAACAGTTCCAAAGATGCGATAAAATTGTATGAGAATGCCATCAACGCCGCCGACAGTCAGCCGGTGGTTCGCCAGCACTCTTTCCACAATCTGGCGGTGGCGGAACACAGCCAGGCCCGTCGGATTCTGGAGACCGTCGCCCAGCAATTGAAGAGCGAAGATCTGGATGGTTCTTTGAAATCGTTGTCGGAAGCCGCCCGGCAGTTGGACAAGGCGGAAGAGCTGTATGTAAAATCCCTGAGCATCAAACCGACCGGACCGGTGACGCCGGAGCAGCGGCAGGAGTGGCAGGAGGTGGAAGAGCTGACCGCCCGACAGCAGCAGCAGTTGCTGGATGACCGGGAAAATATCGAAAATTTGAAAAAAGCGATTGAAGAGCTGAAAAAACAGCAACAGGAAGCGCAGCAGCAGACGCAGCAGGCGCAACAGCAGAACCAGCAGCAGCAAAGTCAGGACCAGCAGCAATCGCAAGAGCAGAACCAGCAGGACCAGCAGCAATCGCAAGAGCAGAATCAGCAACAGCAGCAAAATGCTGATAATCAGCAAAGTCAGGACCAGCAGCAATCGCAACAGCAGAACCAGCAACAGCAGCAAAGTCAGGACCAGCAGCAATCGCAACAGCAGCAAAATGCTGATAATCAACAGCAGCAAAGTCAGGACCAGCAGCAAGGCGCTGATGACCAATCGAATCAGGACCGGCAGGACTCTCAAGATCAGCAGTCCCGACCGGATCAGCAAAATGCCGAACCGCAAAATCAGCAGCAGGGTGCCGAGCAATCGCAATTGAACGATGCGATGCAGCAGGCGCAGGAGGCGGTGAAGGAACTGCAGAAGCAGGCGGAGAACCTGCAGCAGCGGACTTTGCAGGAAAATGCCCGGCAGGCGGAAGAGAATCTCCGGGAAGCGGAAGCGGCGCAACAGCAGCAGGATTACCGCAGCGCCGATGAAAAATTGCAGGAAGCGTTGCAGAAGCTTGGTATGAACCAGGAGGATCAATCCGAGTCCCGGCAACAGGAACAGGAGAAGAAGGAATCGGAGGACGGCAGCGGCCAGCAACCGCCGGAGCCGCCGCAGCCTTCGGAAAATAATCAGTCCGACCAGCAGTTGCCCCAGCAGCCCGGCACGGAAGCGGCCGGCCAGGCCGGTTCGGAAGAAGAGCCGCCGGAAATCGATCCGGCGCAGGCCAAGGCTATTCTGGAAATGATGGCCCGTCAGGAACAGGAATTGCGGGACCAGATCAAAGCGGCCCGCCAACGGGCGGGGCGTTTGCAAGAGGTTGAGAAGGACTGGTAA
- a CDS encoding AraC family transcriptional regulator, translated as MPIVFDAVALNADWPVRIIASDRQDDRPIDFLHAHSLPELGYCYEGAGIFMIDNRMIPYQAGDVSLIDARQLHLAQSLPNSCSRWDWIYVDLPKLFCRLTRQTALSNFHFCWRADFPGILPASRYPAISRRLRQIAVGMQEEHRYRWEKTIAEFCLLMIDLQALFPSSPETPSRQISPELLERLSPALHYLNGHYHENFQVSDLARLCNLSETHFRRLFRRFTGASPLGYQRQLQLAGILAQLADRNRSIGEIAFGSGFNSLSSFNRLFKAAVGCSPREWRQRNACDVNYCL; from the coding sequence ATGCCGATTGTTTTCGATGCCGTCGCGTTGAATGCCGATTGGCCGGTCAGAATTATCGCATCCGACCGGCAGGATGACCGGCCGATCGACTTCCTGCACGCCCACTCCTTGCCGGAGTTGGGGTACTGTTACGAAGGGGCCGGCATTTTCATGATCGACAATCGGATGATTCCGTACCAGGCCGGCGATGTTTCTTTGATCGACGCCCGCCAGTTGCATCTGGCGCAGAGTTTGCCGAATTCCTGCAGCCGCTGGGACTGGATTTACGTCGACCTGCCGAAACTGTTCTGCCGGCTGACCCGTCAAACTGCGCTGAGCAACTTTCATTTCTGCTGGCGGGCGGATTTCCCCGGCATCCTGCCGGCGTCGCGCTATCCGGCGATCAGCCGGCGGCTGCGGCAGATTGCGGTCGGCATGCAGGAGGAGCACCGTTACCGGTGGGAAAAGACTATCGCGGAATTCTGCCTGTTGATGATCGATCTGCAGGCGCTTTTTCCGTCGTCGCCAGAAACGCCTTCCCGGCAGATTTCGCCGGAGCTGCTTGAGCGGCTCAGCCCGGCGCTGCATTATCTGAACGGCCACTATCATGAGAATTTTCAGGTTTCCGACCTGGCCAGGTTGTGCAATTTGAGTGAAACCCATTTCCGCCGGCTTTTCCGGCGGTTTACCGGCGCTTCGCCGCTTGGCTATCAGCGGCAGCTTCAGTTGGCCGGCATCCTGGCCCAACTGGCCGACCGCAACCGGTCGATCGGCGAGATCGCTTTCGGCAGCGGTTTCAATTCGCTGTCCAGCTTCAACCGCCTGTTCAAGGCGGCCGTCGGCTGTTCGCCGCGCGAATGGCGGCAGCGCAACGCTTGTGATGTCAACTATTGTTTGTAA
- a CDS encoding ATP-binding cassette domain-containing protein: protein MDSIVEISGLDKSFAGQPAISDLTVQLPRGQLTGLVGPDGAGKTTLLRLMTGLLRPDAGTIRLEGRSVMELRKTQPAFFGYMPQKFGLYEDLTVQENLNLYAKLHDVTVTEQPKLFRQMLEFTDLTRFTDRLAGNLSGGMKQKLGLACSLLGKPKLLLLDEPGVGVDPISRRDLWEMVRSLMRGGMTVLWSTSYLDEAEKCDRVLLLNEAKLLFDGLPGQLTGRLDGRVYQVRRIAGDRRKLLGDLLNHPQIIDGVIQGSSLRLVAGAGAPPLTLQSLGIAAQAEALTRVPPRFEDAFIDLLGGGPGGNSALADQFQTIGGDDAAIVAAEQLTKRYGNFTAADRISFSIRRGRIFGLLGPNGAGKSTTFKMLCGLLKPTAGRASIDGADLARSGAAARRKLGYMAQKFSLYEGLNVLQNLKFFSGIYGLRGVTQQTAIRRMVEVFHLNSYLKANAGELPLGIKQQLALACAVMHQPAVLFLDEPTSGVSPVTRREFWTHINHLVEKGVTIMITTHFMDEAEYCDQISLIYRGRAIADGTPDELKQRITTLELPEPTLEDAFIALVKQFDREHPL from the coding sequence ATGGATTCCATCGTTGAAATTTCCGGTCTGGACAAAAGCTTTGCCGGCCAGCCGGCGATTTCCGATTTGACCGTCCAGCTTCCCCGCGGCCAATTGACCGGCCTGGTCGGCCCGGACGGCGCCGGCAAAACGACCCTGCTGCGGCTGATGACCGGCCTGCTGCGGCCCGATGCCGGCACAATCCGCCTCGAAGGCCGGAGCGTGATGGAACTGCGCAAAACGCAACCGGCTTTTTTCGGCTATATGCCGCAGAAGTTCGGCCTCTATGAAGATCTGACGGTTCAGGAAAACCTGAATCTTTACGCCAAACTGCACGACGTCACCGTCACGGAACAACCAAAACTGTTCCGGCAAATGCTCGAATTCACCGATCTGACCCGTTTCACCGACCGGCTGGCCGGCAACCTGTCCGGCGGCATGAAGCAAAAACTCGGACTGGCCTGTTCCCTGCTGGGCAAGCCGAAGCTGCTGCTGCTCGACGAACCGGGCGTCGGCGTCGACCCGATTTCCCGACGCGATTTGTGGGAGATGGTCAGAAGCCTGATGCGAGGCGGCATGACCGTGCTGTGGTCGACCTCCTATCTGGACGAAGCGGAAAAATGCGACCGGGTACTCCTGCTCAATGAAGCGAAACTGCTGTTCGACGGACTGCCCGGCCAATTGACCGGCCGCCTGGATGGCCGCGTCTACCAGGTGCGGCGGATTGCCGGCGACCGCCGGAAACTGCTCGGCGACCTGCTGAATCACCCGCAGATCATCGACGGCGTCATTCAAGGCAGCAGTTTGCGGCTGGTCGCCGGCGCCGGAGCGCCGCCGCTGACGTTGCAGAGCCTCGGAATTGCCGCGCAGGCCGAAGCGCTCACCCGGGTTCCGCCACGTTTTGAGGACGCTTTCATCGATCTGCTCGGCGGCGGCCCCGGCGGCAATTCCGCTCTGGCCGACCAGTTTCAAACCATCGGCGGCGATGACGCCGCCATCGTCGCCGCCGAACAATTGACCAAACGCTACGGCAATTTTACCGCCGCCGACCGGATCAGCTTTTCCATCCGGCGCGGCCGGATTTTCGGCCTGCTTGGCCCGAACGGCGCCGGCAAATCCACGACCTTCAAAATGCTTTGCGGGCTGTTGAAACCGACCGCCGGCCGCGCGTCGATCGACGGGGCCGATCTGGCCCGTTCCGGGGCCGCCGCCCGTCGGAAATTGGGCTATATGGCGCAGAAATTCTCGTTGTACGAAGGGTTGAACGTCCTGCAGAATTTGAAATTTTTCTCCGGCATTTACGGCTTGCGCGGCGTCACGCAGCAAACGGCCATCCGCCGGATGGTCGAAGTCTTTCACCTCAACAGCTACCTGAAAGCCAATGCCGGAGAACTGCCGCTCGGCATCAAACAGCAGTTGGCGCTGGCCTGTGCGGTCATGCACCAGCCGGCGGTGCTCTTTCTGGACGAACCGACTTCCGGCGTCTCTCCGGTCACCCGGCGGGAATTCTGGACGCACATCAACCATCTGGTCGAAAAGGGCGTGACGATCATGATCACCACCCACTTCATGGATGAAGCGGAATATTGCGACCAGATCAGCCTGATCTACCGCGGCCGCGCCATCGCCGACGGCACACCGGACGAATTGAAACAGCGGATCACCACGCTGGAACTGCCGGAACCGACGCTCGAAGACGCCTTCATCGCCCTGGTGAAACAATTCGACCGGGAGCACCCGCTATGA
- a CDS encoding ABC transporter permease, with translation MNPARLNALIRKECYQIIRDPSSILIALVLPILLIFIFTYAVSLDINHLRLGVVIEEQTAPARELAGAFINNPDFDITTATDRRQLEDALIAGSLRGLFIIPADFSARLQRGDAALQVITDGSEPNTATFVRNYCLGVWSNWLAQQQKLSGREQLPPVDADIRVWYNPELESRNFLLPGALALIMTLIGTLLTALVIAREWERGTMEALLSTAVTRSELLLGKLIPYFLLGMVSLILSVAAIILLFQVPFRGSFLLLLLTGAVFLFTALGLGLLISTTARNQFVACQIAFLSAFMPSLMLSGFLFEISSMPTVIQWLCQAIPAKYFISCLHALFLVGNIRAILLPNLLLMAAVGAILFGLTFVKTGKRLD, from the coding sequence ATGAACCCCGCCCGTTTGAACGCCCTGATCCGCAAGGAGTGTTACCAGATCATCCGGGACCCCAGCAGCATCCTGATCGCGCTGGTATTGCCGATCCTGCTGATCTTTATTTTCACTTACGCGGTTTCCCTGGACATCAACCATTTGCGGCTCGGGGTGGTCATCGAGGAACAGACCGCCCCGGCCCGCGAACTGGCCGGAGCCTTCATCAACAATCCGGATTTCGACATCACCACCGCCACCGACCGGCGGCAGTTGGAGGACGCTCTTATCGCCGGTTCGCTGCGCGGTTTGTTCATCATTCCGGCCGATTTCAGCGCCCGGCTGCAGCGCGGCGACGCCGCCTTGCAGGTCATCACCGACGGCAGCGAGCCGAATACCGCCACCTTCGTCCGCAACTATTGCCTCGGCGTCTGGAGCAACTGGCTGGCCCAGCAGCAGAAATTGAGCGGCCGGGAACAGCTTCCGCCGGTCGACGCCGATATTCGCGTCTGGTACAATCCGGAACTGGAGAGCCGTAATTTCCTGCTGCCGGGCGCCCTGGCGCTGATCATGACGCTGATCGGCACCCTGCTGACGGCGCTGGTCATCGCCCGGGAATGGGAACGCGGCACGATGGAAGCGTTGCTGAGCACCGCCGTCACCCGCAGCGAATTGCTGCTCGGCAAACTGATCCCCTATTTTCTGCTGGGCATGGTGTCGCTGATTCTGTCGGTGGCGGCGATCATCCTGCTCTTCCAGGTGCCGTTCCGCGGCTCTTTCCTGCTGCTGCTGTTGACCGGAGCGGTATTTCTGTTCACCGCGCTGGGGCTGGGGTTGCTCATCTCGACGACGGCGCGCAACCAATTCGTCGCCTGTCAGATCGCCTTCCTGTCGGCCTTCATGCCTTCTCTGATGCTGTCCGGCTTCCTCTTTGAAATCAGCTCGATGCCGACGGTCATTCAATGGCTGTGCCAGGCAATTCCGGCCAAATATTTCATCAGTTGCCTCCACGCGCTCTTCCTGGTCGGCAACATCCGCGCCATCCTGCTGCCCAACCTGCTGCTGATGGCGGCGGTCGGCGCCATTCTGTTCGGCCTGACGTTCGTGAAAACCGGAAAGCGGCTCGACTGA